A DNA window from Marispirochaeta aestuarii contains the following coding sequences:
- a CDS encoding bifunctional diguanylate cyclase/phosphodiesterase — MRLQRSQPLARRLFLRYGLISLALILIVGLGLFFVLSNWVNRNIRSSLEKTNRSIVEIIENGARREIRRLLQAEVSAAMDRIARMRSEAREAGAGEQQIRQMVIDMLAAEHIGREGYFFIIHGSGKVIYHPRKELVGEEVRNLDFIQAMKEQRRGFMEYESRLPGEEQVREKALVSDVITDWDWIIAASVYWTDYPRLFDINSLDDFIQSIDLGDRGYSFVVNGEGTLLVHPTLRGRSLPETDTPLLSIMRRGAETSSSGFIPYSWHPDGRDRWEKKLLHYIQLKEFDWYVASTVYLTDVQRPLWRLGIFIFLFSILTLIIFLIVSSRFGRILSRPLDSINECLDKGEAGDYSRRVAPVGVKELDALAEHFNRFMEQLEQGKEVAMSLETLRALSDTVFQNTIEGIAITDLEGTIQQINQAFTEITGYTMDEVLGKNPRMLKSDRHERDFYEYMWRSINETGRWSGEIWNRRKSGEAYPEWLSITTLRGNSNEPVGYISIFHDISRQKKTEQRLSYQAYHDALTGLPNRSLFRDRLEMAIASANRTGEKGAVIFMDIDNFKQVNDVLGHIQGDQFLSILAERLVRSIREVDTVARLGGDEFSLLLPVLQEQTDAIEVLTRIIDRIEEPVLLGTKTIHPRASFGITYFPEDGNDSDRLMRNADMAMYRSKHRGDGGYTLFNANIEKKNLRRTSLEDKLRGAVTAGHFLVYYQPQYSLEQKRVTGFEALIRWNDPQEGWISPGEFIPIAESSGLISAIDTWTLRQALGTINTLNRETGKQYTISVNVSALQFREEGFVESILAALNATSFPPELLELEITESTAMQNVSAAIAKIEELSKRGVCFAVDDFGTGYSSLSYLNRLKADTLKIDSSFIQELDTVPEAAAVVTSVIALGKNLGMRIIAEGVETEAQLEFIQKHSCSIIQGYLFGRPMPFEELKEFLKHEA; from the coding sequence ATGAGACTACAGAGATCACAACCCCTCGCCAGAAGACTGTTCCTGCGCTACGGGCTTATATCCCTCGCTCTGATTCTGATTGTCGGCCTGGGGCTCTTTTTTGTTCTTTCCAACTGGGTGAACAGGAACATCCGCAGTTCCCTGGAAAAAACAAACAGAAGCATTGTCGAAATCATCGAAAACGGTGCCCGCAGAGAGATTCGGCGCCTGCTGCAGGCGGAAGTAAGCGCTGCCATGGACCGGATTGCCCGGATGCGCAGCGAAGCCCGGGAAGCGGGAGCCGGGGAACAGCAGATCCGGCAGATGGTAATCGATATGCTGGCGGCCGAGCACATAGGCAGGGAAGGCTATTTTTTTATCATCCACGGCAGCGGGAAGGTCATCTACCATCCCCGGAAGGAACTGGTGGGTGAGGAGGTCAGAAACCTCGACTTTATTCAGGCCATGAAGGAACAGAGGCGGGGCTTCATGGAGTATGAGAGTCGCCTTCCCGGGGAAGAGCAGGTTCGGGAAAAAGCCCTGGTATCGGACGTAATTACCGACTGGGACTGGATTATCGCCGCCTCGGTATACTGGACCGATTATCCCCGGCTCTTTGATATCAACAGCCTGGATGATTTTATCCAGTCCATAGATCTGGGAGACCGGGGGTACTCCTTTGTCGTTAACGGGGAGGGGACCCTACTTGTTCACCCCACCCTCCGGGGACGCAGCCTGCCGGAAACTGACACACCACTTCTTTCAATAATGCGAAGGGGCGCAGAAACATCCTCTTCAGGTTTTATCCCTTATTCCTGGCATCCTGATGGCCGGGACCGATGGGAGAAAAAACTGCTCCACTATATTCAATTGAAGGAGTTCGACTGGTATGTGGCCTCCACGGTATACCTGACTGATGTTCAGAGGCCTCTGTGGAGACTGGGGATATTCATTTTCCTCTTCAGTATCCTTACACTGATAATCTTTCTGATAGTATCTTCGAGGTTCGGCAGGATACTCTCCCGGCCTCTCGACTCGATCAATGAGTGCCTCGATAAGGGAGAAGCCGGGGATTACAGCCGTCGGGTCGCCCCTGTGGGCGTCAAGGAACTGGATGCTCTGGCGGAACACTTCAACCGTTTTATGGAACAGCTGGAACAGGGAAAGGAAGTCGCCATGTCCCTGGAAACCCTCCGGGCTCTGTCGGATACGGTGTTTCAGAACACCATAGAAGGCATCGCCATTACCGACCTTGAAGGCACGATTCAGCAGATAAACCAGGCTTTTACCGAGATCACCGGATACACCATGGACGAGGTGCTGGGAAAGAACCCCAGGATGCTCAAGTCGGATCGTCACGAGAGGGATTTTTATGAATACATGTGGCGGTCCATTAACGAAACCGGCAGATGGAGCGGTGAAATCTGGAACCGGAGAAAAAGCGGAGAGGCCTATCCTGAATGGCTCTCCATTACCACCCTTCGCGGAAACAGCAATGAGCCGGTGGGATACATAAGCATCTTTCACGATATATCCCGACAGAAGAAAACGGAACAGAGGCTCAGCTATCAGGCATATCACGACGCCCTGACGGGACTCCCGAACAGAAGTCTCTTCCGTGACCGCCTGGAAATGGCCATTGCATCGGCCAACCGTACGGGCGAAAAAGGTGCGGTTATATTCATGGATATCGATAACTTCAAGCAGGTAAACGATGTTCTGGGACATATTCAGGGCGATCAGTTCCTCTCAATCCTGGCCGAACGTCTGGTGCGTTCAATCAGGGAGGTCGATACTGTGGCCCGTCTGGGGGGCGATGAGTTCTCCCTGCTTCTCCCGGTACTCCAGGAGCAGACCGATGCCATCGAGGTGCTTACCCGTATTATTGACAGAATTGAGGAGCCCGTACTCCTGGGGACCAAGACCATCCATCCCAGGGCCAGTTTCGGGATTACCTACTTTCCGGAGGACGGAAACGACTCCGACCGGCTCATGCGTAACGCGGACATGGCCATGTATCGTTCAAAACATCGGGGCGACGGGGGATACACCCTGTTCAATGCAAACATCGAGAAGAAAAACCTGCGCCGGACATCCCTGGAAGACAAGCTGCGCGGGGCCGTCACCGCGGGACACTTCCTGGTCTATTATCAGCCCCAGTACAGCCTCGAACAGAAACGGGTCACCGGTTTCGAGGCCCTTATCCGCTGGAATGACCCTCAGGAGGGGTGGATTTCCCCGGGAGAGTTCATTCCCATCGCAGAATCCAGCGGCCTTATCTCCGCCATCGATACCTGGACCCTGCGTCAGGCCCTGGGAACCATAAATACGCTGAACCGGGAAACAGGAAAGCAGTACACCATCAGCGTCAACGTATCGGCCCTGCAGTTTCGCGAGGAAGGATTTGTAGAGTCGATTCTGGCGGCCCTGAATGCCACGTCTTTTCCGCCGGAGCTGCTGGAACTGGAGATAACCGAGAGTACCGCCATGCAGAATGTAAGCGCGGCCATAGCGAAGATCGAAGAGCTCAGCAAAAGGGGAGTCTGTTTTGCCGTGGATGACTTTGGCACAGGATACTCTTCGCTGAGTTACCTGAACCGACTGAAGGCAGATACCCTCAAGATCGACAGCTCCTTCATTCAGGAACTCGACACCGTTCCCGAGGCAGCCGCTGTTGTCACCTCCGTAATTGCCCTTGGAAAGAACCTGGGCATGAGGATAATAGCAGAGGGAGTGGAAACCGAGGCACAGCTCGAATTCATACAGAAACACTCCTGCTCCATCATACAGGGCTACCTGTTCGGACGCCCCATGCCCTTCGAAGAACTGAAAGAGTTTCTGAAACATGAAGCCTGA
- a CDS encoding RluA family pseudouridine synthase, which produces MSESAFSERVLYEDNHLIVVNKLPGELVQGDSSGDSPMGEAVKEYIRIRDAKPGNVFLGVTHRLDRPTSGAVIFAKTGKALSRINALFREGLVEKRYWALVDTPPPEEEGSFDDLLWKDVKKNKSFVASQASPGSRQAKGAKRALLKYRLLARGDRYCLLEVEIGTGRHHQIRCQLAARGMHIRGDLKYGARRSNPDGGISLHARSLVFEHPIGEKGRMVRCLAPPPSDALWNYFLTVLGSDQVTGL; this is translated from the coding sequence GTGTCCGAATCAGCTTTTTCTGAACGGGTCCTCTACGAGGACAACCATCTTATTGTCGTAAATAAGCTCCCCGGGGAACTTGTCCAGGGAGACAGCAGCGGGGATTCCCCCATGGGGGAGGCCGTCAAGGAGTACATTCGTATCCGGGATGCCAAACCGGGGAATGTCTTTCTGGGGGTCACCCACCGGCTGGACCGGCCCACCAGCGGGGCCGTTATCTTTGCCAAAACGGGGAAGGCCCTCTCCAGGATCAATGCCCTTTTTCGTGAGGGCCTGGTGGAAAAGCGCTACTGGGCTCTGGTGGATACACCGCCTCCGGAGGAGGAGGGGAGTTTTGATGATCTTCTCTGGAAGGATGTAAAGAAGAATAAATCCTTTGTTGCCTCCCAGGCCTCTCCGGGGAGCAGACAGGCGAAGGGCGCCAAACGGGCCCTGCTGAAGTACAGACTCCTGGCCAGAGGAGACCGTTACTGTCTGCTCGAGGTCGAGATCGGTACCGGCCGGCATCACCAGATCCGTTGTCAGCTGGCGGCCCGGGGTATGCATATCCGGGGAGACCTGAAGTACGGTGCCAGGCGTTCGAACCCCGACGGCGGTATTTCCCTCCACGCCCGGTCCCTCGTTTTTGAACATCCCATCGGAGAAAAGGGCAGGATGGTACGCTGCCTGGCCCCGCCGCCTTCTGACGCACTGTGGAATTATTTTCTGACTGTGCTGGGATCTGATCAGGTCACGGGATTATAG
- a CDS encoding sensor histidine kinase: MKHLSIEEYPEGILILDTSTLQIQDGNARAAELFGIDKERIPEFRLPELLPEAASLIFDGEAASMIHELPDKTGTRVLEISLAPREKDRTSSRPLFLREITSHCAIRRELEKELERHRLLDQETHHRVKNSLAIVSSLIGLKSVDLENPGELFHLASQVDAIAAIHHELAKKPGSLRINICSYLSTVVQNALRAYGFQQLLPEMNIENQDVPAKTATSLGIIVNEIIINACKYGFKSGTLSEARVWLELSTISRTDGTEIMLRIGNNGTFHTVNSPAGDSSGTGMALINSLLQEMNARLTVTKEPHPIFEIRLTLTGK, encoded by the coding sequence ATGAAGCATCTGTCCATCGAAGAATACCCGGAAGGTATTCTCATACTCGATACATCTACCCTGCAGATACAGGATGGTAACGCACGGGCCGCCGAACTTTTCGGGATCGACAAAGAGAGGATCCCGGAATTCAGGCTGCCGGAGCTTCTTCCGGAGGCGGCGTCCCTGATTTTCGACGGGGAAGCCGCCTCCATGATCCACGAATTACCCGATAAAACAGGGACCAGGGTACTGGAAATCAGCCTGGCTCCCCGGGAAAAGGACAGAACTTCCAGCCGCCCTCTTTTTCTGCGGGAGATTACATCCCATTGTGCAATCCGCCGGGAGCTGGAAAAGGAGCTTGAACGTCACCGCCTGCTGGATCAAGAGACCCATCACCGGGTAAAAAACAGTCTTGCCATCGTCTCATCCCTGATAGGCCTTAAGTCGGTGGACCTTGAAAACCCCGGGGAACTCTTCCACCTTGCCAGCCAGGTGGATGCCATAGCAGCCATACATCATGAGCTGGCAAAGAAACCCGGCAGCCTCAGAATCAATATCTGCTCATACCTGAGCACGGTGGTACAGAACGCCCTCCGTGCCTACGGTTTCCAGCAACTCCTTCCGGAAATGAACATCGAAAACCAGGATGTTCCCGCCAAAACGGCGACAAGCCTGGGCATTATTGTCAACGAGATTATCATCAACGCCTGCAAATACGGCTTCAAGTCCGGGACCCTTTCCGAAGCCAGGGTCTGGCTTGAGCTCAGCACCATAAGCCGGACCGACGGGACAGAAATAATGCTCAGGATAGGGAACAACGGCACCTTCCACACAGTAAACTCCCCTGCCGGGGACTCCTCGGGGACAGGAATGGCCCTGATCAACTCCCTGCTTCAGGAGATGAATGCCCGCCTTACGGTAACAAAAGAACCCCATCCCATTTTTGAGATCCGCTTGACCTTGACCGGTAAATAG
- a CDS encoding ATP-binding cassette domain-containing protein produces the protein MIELDGVSYTYPGSESPAVSKLSTRINPGEITLLAGSNGSGKSTLTRLILGLLEPDEGSIRIDANTSPNNRRSLIGLVRQDPRSQLIASLVDEEVAFGPENIGLAREEIRVRVAESLEKVGLSGFDDRNPDTLSAGQQQRLAIAGVLAMKPAYVIFDEASSMLDPAGREDFYRLCRELAASGVGVLSISHFPDEALQADTMILLEKGSLAAQGPPLTVFRQRPELKRSFLLRLTEALRNRGISLPDRISTPGELIAGLDALLTEGEGRR, from the coding sequence ATGATCGAGCTTGACGGGGTGAGCTATACCTATCCGGGATCAGAAAGCCCTGCAGTCTCGAAGCTGAGCACCCGGATCAATCCCGGGGAGATAACCCTCCTGGCAGGATCCAACGGTTCAGGAAAATCAACCCTGACCCGGCTTATCCTCGGGCTGCTGGAACCCGACGAGGGAAGCATACGCATCGACGCGAATACCAGCCCGAATAATCGCCGCAGCCTTATCGGTCTGGTGCGGCAGGATCCCCGCAGCCAGCTTATTGCCTCCCTTGTCGACGAGGAGGTTGCCTTCGGCCCGGAAAACATCGGGCTTGCCAGGGAGGAGATCCGCGTGCGGGTGGCGGAATCCCTGGAAAAGGTCGGCCTGTCCGGTTTCGATGACCGTAATCCGGACACCCTCTCCGCAGGACAGCAGCAGCGTCTTGCCATCGCCGGTGTTCTTGCCATGAAACCCGCCTACGTAATCTTTGACGAGGCCTCCTCCATGCTCGATCCCGCAGGGCGGGAGGATTTCTATCGGCTCTGCAGGGAACTTGCCGCCTCGGGTGTGGGAGTCCTGAGTATTAGCCATTTTCCCGACGAAGCCCTTCAGGCGGATACGATGATCCTCCTGGAAAAAGGATCACTGGCCGCCCAGGGACCTCCCCTCACTGTCTTTCGCCAAAGGCCGGAGCTGAAGCGCTCTTTTCTGCTCAGGCTTACCGAAGCCCTCAGAAACCGGGGGATCTCACTCCCCGACAGGATCAGTACCCCCGGGGAGCTGATCGCCGGTCTTGATGCTTTGCTGACAGAGGGAGAAGGAAGAAGATGA
- a CDS encoding ATP-binding cassette domain-containing protein, with the protein MNPVIRVAGLEYHYGRQEKNLPSPPKVLEGIDLRVEKAELLAIIGATGSGKTTLLQILAGLLLPQKGEARVLGLDLGNPKIGEKELDAHRRRTVIALQRPEEMLFRTYVGDDVAYGPANYGIRGRALALRVKEAMETMGLSYTRFKDRRTDSLSGGEMRKAALAGVLALKPEILLLDEPAAGLDPPSAGDLFRRIRDLRAGGVTVIFSTHDMDQVMLADRAAVFREGRLLAVESPEQLFFHSDIPEKAGLLPPESARICRSLMDRGMDLRSNSAFAQDPEALAEIIAGGLA; encoded by the coding sequence ATGAACCCGGTTATACGTGTTGCCGGACTTGAATACCATTACGGCAGACAGGAGAAAAACCTCCCCTCTCCCCCGAAGGTCCTCGAAGGAATCGATCTGCGGGTGGAAAAAGCCGAACTTTTGGCAATTATCGGTGCCACAGGCTCGGGTAAAACGACCCTGCTGCAGATACTGGCGGGACTTCTGCTTCCTCAAAAGGGAGAGGCCAGGGTCCTCGGTCTTGATCTGGGCAACCCGAAGATCGGGGAAAAAGAGCTGGACGCCCACCGTCGGCGGACAGTTATAGCCCTGCAGCGTCCGGAGGAGATGCTCTTCCGGACCTATGTCGGGGATGACGTTGCCTACGGACCCGCCAACTACGGCATCAGGGGGCGGGCCCTGGCCCTGCGGGTAAAGGAGGCCATGGAAACCATGGGCCTCTCCTACACCCGCTTCAAGGACCGGCGCACCGACTCCTTAAGCGGCGGAGAGATGCGCAAGGCGGCCCTGGCGGGGGTTCTGGCACTGAAGCCGGAGATCCTGCTTCTGGATGAGCCGGCGGCGGGACTCGATCCGCCCTCTGCAGGAGACCTTTTCCGGCGGATAAGGGATCTTCGCGCCGGAGGGGTCACCGTTATCTTCTCTACCCACGACATGGACCAGGTCATGCTGGCCGACAGGGCGGCGGTTTTTCGCGAAGGACGCCTCCTGGCCGTCGAGTCTCCGGAACAGCTCTTTTTCCACAGCGATATCCCCGAGAAGGCTGGGCTCCTTCCCCCGGAGTCCGCCCGTATCTGCCGGAGCCTTATGGACAGGGGAATGGATCTCCGGAGCAACAGCGCCTTCGCCCAGGATCCTGAAGCTCTGGCGGAGATCATCGCAGGAGGCCTGGCATGA
- a CDS encoding energy-coupling factor transporter transmembrane component T family protein, with protein sequence MKDFGSFGGGFELFRRQACSGPLGRLHPGVKAAGLVIGIGTISLISSASGLFIILCCLLWAAGISGLSPSRLFRPLLPVAPFLVLLVLLHGVTRSGSPEEALLSRGDILPMLIMSLRIITLMGWIGLSSATVTTPEVSYGIESLFSPLERLGFPAGELGLIATVTFRFIPFLREESERLAKAQTARGGSLGFRSANPFRRMKAALPTMVPLFIGTLRRAEVLAESMHLRGYDEKGGRIRLRRYRLKPQDLLWSAAGAAVLGAAVLMQYVNTDARLVRALIHIIFIFKGAAV encoded by the coding sequence ATGAAGGATTTCGGAAGCTTCGGCGGAGGATTTGAGCTTTTCCGCCGACAGGCCTGTTCAGGTCCCCTGGGCCGGCTTCATCCGGGAGTCAAAGCAGCGGGGCTTGTCATCGGCATCGGAACAATCAGCCTGATCAGTTCCGCCAGCGGTCTTTTTATCATTCTCTGCTGCCTCCTGTGGGCAGCCGGCATCTCCGGTCTGTCGCCCTCCAGGCTCTTCAGACCCCTGCTTCCCGTTGCGCCCTTTCTTGTACTGCTTGTACTGCTTCACGGGGTCACCCGCAGCGGTTCCCCGGAGGAGGCCCTTCTCTCCCGGGGGGACATTCTCCCCATGCTGATCATGAGCCTGCGAATCATCACCCTGATGGGCTGGATAGGACTCTCCAGCGCCACGGTAACCACCCCGGAGGTGAGTTACGGAATAGAGTCCCTCTTTTCGCCCCTGGAACGCCTCGGCTTTCCCGCCGGGGAGCTGGGACTCATCGCCACCGTCACCTTCCGCTTTATTCCCTTTTTACGGGAAGAGAGCGAACGCCTGGCCAAGGCCCAGACCGCCCGGGGCGGCAGCCTGGGCTTCAGGTCCGCCAACCCCTTCCGCAGAATGAAAGCCGCCCTTCCCACCATGGTACCCCTTTTTATCGGGACCCTGAGACGGGCGGAGGTTCTGGCGGAGTCCATGCACCTCCGGGGCTACGACGAAAAAGGTGGCAGAATACGCCTGCGCCGGTATCGCTTGAAGCCTCAGGACCTTCTCTGGTCCGCAGCAGGCGCCGCTGTCCTGGGTGCCGCCGTTCTTATGCAGTACGTAAATACGGACGCTCGTCTTGTACGGGCACTGATACATATCATTTTCATTTTTAAAGGAGCTGCAGTATGA
- a CDS encoding ECF transporter S component — translation MNTRIRFLVITGALGALSIVLSLTPLGFIPWVGGASLTTMHIPVIVGAIIEGPVAGAIIGGIFGIFGMIRAAIAPQGPLDPLFVNPLVSLLPRLLIGPAAWAVWSFLKRFPLPALTLAGIAGSLVNTVLVLSALGLLEALPWKVIAGVAVANGLPEAAAAALITLAVVAAWKRIDTGKGRSSLEDLE, via the coding sequence ATGAATACACGAATACGTTTTCTGGTGATAACCGGTGCCCTGGGGGCCCTCTCCATCGTCCTCTCCCTGACTCCCCTGGGATTCATCCCCTGGGTCGGTGGAGCCTCCCTGACAACCATGCACATTCCGGTCATTGTGGGGGCGATCATCGAGGGACCCGTCGCCGGTGCCATAATCGGAGGTATCTTCGGAATCTTCGGAATGATCCGAGCCGCCATAGCGCCCCAGGGGCCCCTGGATCCCCTCTTCGTCAATCCCCTGGTCTCCCTTCTGCCGAGGCTCCTGATCGGTCCCGCCGCCTGGGCTGTCTGGAGCTTTCTGAAACGCTTCCCCCTTCCTGCCCTGACCCTGGCGGGTATCGCCGGAAGCCTGGTAAACACCGTACTGGTCTTGAGCGCCCTGGGGCTCCTGGAAGCCCTGCCCTGGAAGGTCATAGCCGGCGTTGCCGTGGCCAACGGACTGCCGGAAGCCGCCGCAGCGGCCCTGATTACCCTGGCGGTGGTGGCGGCCTGGAAGCGCATCGATACCGGAAAAGGACGCTCATCCCTTGAGGACCTGGAATAA
- a CDS encoding type III pantothenate kinase, with translation MLLAIDIGNSNIVFGLYGSRGWIDHWRIHTDHNKMPDEYAVLFRDILREESVPREAIGTTIISSVVPHLTEKIKEVTQALTGKDPLIVGPGIKTGIKIRTDNPAEVGSDLVCNAVAAYERVKGNCIIVDFGTALTFTAVNDKGDLMGVAIAPGIQAGAGALAASTAQLPQVWLQEPEHAIGKNTTQSIRSGILFGYAGLVEGLIRRIRAELGGEATVIATGGRASVIAPLTDCITLVEPWLILEGLRLIAGRNNWSAQRAV, from the coding sequence ATGCTGCTGGCAATCGATATCGGCAACTCGAACATCGTCTTTGGTCTCTACGGCAGCCGGGGATGGATCGACCACTGGCGGATCCACACGGATCACAACAAAATGCCCGACGAGTACGCCGTCCTCTTCCGTGACATCCTCAGGGAAGAGAGCGTACCCCGCGAAGCCATCGGTACCACGATAATCAGCTCCGTGGTTCCCCATCTTACCGAAAAGATCAAGGAAGTCACCCAGGCTCTCACGGGCAAGGACCCCCTCATCGTCGGTCCCGGCATAAAAACCGGTATAAAGATACGCACCGATAATCCGGCGGAGGTGGGTTCAGATCTGGTCTGTAACGCCGTCGCCGCCTACGAGCGGGTAAAGGGCAACTGTATAATTGTCGATTTCGGGACAGCCCTGACCTTTACCGCGGTCAACGACAAAGGCGACCTGATGGGAGTCGCCATTGCACCGGGTATTCAGGCCGGGGCGGGTGCCCTGGCCGCCTCAACAGCCCAGCTGCCCCAGGTCTGGCTTCAGGAACCGGAGCACGCCATAGGCAAAAACACCACCCAGTCCATCCGTTCGGGAATCCTCTTCGGTTACGCCGGGCTCGTGGAAGGACTGATACGCCGGATCCGGGCGGAGCTCGGGGGAGAAGCGACGGTTATCGCCACGGGAGGCCGGGCCTCGGTCATAGCGCCCCTTACCGACTGCATTACCCTGGTGGAGCCCTGGCTTATCCTGGAAGGACTGCGGCTCATAGCAGGACGAAACAACTGGTCCGCACAAAGGGCTGTATGA
- a CDS encoding chemotaxis protein CheW: MSGPQSTINTLTRQYLTFHLEKELYAVDVRNVREVLEVPRITKIPRMPEFMKGVINLRGSVVPVIDLRLKLELPSAEQTESTSIIILEVLHKGQELQVGAFVDSVDEVVEIDEASIEPAPKFSTQINADFINGIGKMDEEFVIILNTFKVFSETELGILSAANDEAVPAEQ, translated from the coding sequence ATGTCGGGTCCGCAATCCACAATCAATACCCTTACGCGTCAGTATCTGACCTTTCATCTGGAAAAGGAGCTGTACGCTGTTGACGTCCGGAATGTACGGGAGGTGCTGGAGGTACCCAGAATAACAAAGATTCCCCGTATGCCTGAGTTCATGAAGGGGGTAATCAACCTCCGGGGCAGCGTCGTTCCGGTAATAGATCTGCGCCTCAAGCTTGAGCTGCCCTCGGCGGAGCAGACCGAAAGCACCAGCATTATCATTCTGGAAGTTCTCCACAAGGGGCAGGAGCTGCAGGTAGGGGCCTTCGTCGATTCCGTTGACGAGGTCGTCGAGATCGACGAAGCCAGCATCGAACCTGCACCGAAGTTCAGCACCCAGATCAATGCCGATTTTATCAATGGTATCGGAAAAATGGACGAGGAGTTCGTTATTATCCTGAACACCTTCAAGGTCTTCAGCGAAACCGAGCTTGGAATCCTCTCCGCCGCTAATGACGAAGCAGTGCCGGCGGAGCAGTAA